The proteins below are encoded in one region of Deltaproteobacteria bacterium:
- a CDS encoding glycosyltransferase family 4 protein, with product MNIGLIRMRYTPYGGAEVFLSRFIDELIKNGHTCHLFAAKWDEDIKDGVIWHKVKTFGPSFLRLLSFAVNAWFAVKRTAPDVIVSFERTLYQDIYRAGDGCHKEWLIQRRQVTSHKSQVTSQIILLLKQFIVYFNPRHLTILYLEKKLFKSKKLKFVVANSNRGKEEIIRHYKLPEDNICVIYNGIDINEFDLGCRDKIRAAYREKLNIKDEIALLFVGSGFDRKGLWFLIEAVGILKRNGYNKLKLIVAGKGKIRKYKNAADRLGIGKDVIFTGPVKDVQGYYSAADIFILPSIYEPFSNACMEAMASGLPVVTSRINGVSEILTDGKDGMIIDVPANPEEIAEKIKPLLDERARQAVGREARMTVVNYSIERNVERFLRLIDEVRGGLKG from the coding sequence TTGAATATAGGCCTTATAAGGATGCGCTATACCCCTTACGGCGGGGCAGAGGTTTTTCTCTCCAGATTCATTGATGAACTCATTAAAAACGGGCATACCTGCCATCTGTTTGCTGCAAAGTGGGATGAGGATATAAAAGACGGCGTCATATGGCACAAGGTAAAAACATTCGGTCCTTCGTTCCTGCGTTTGTTGTCGTTTGCTGTAAATGCCTGGTTTGCCGTAAAAAGAACCGCTCCTGATGTTATCGTAAGTTTTGAAAGGACTTTGTATCAGGATATCTACCGCGCAGGAGATGGGTGCCATAAAGAATGGCTGATACAGAGAAGACAAGTCACAAGTCACAAGTCACAAGTCACAAGTCAAATAATATTGCTTCTAAAGCAATTCATTGTATATTTTAATCCGCGGCACCTTACCATCCTTTATCTGGAAAAAAAACTTTTTAAAAGCAAAAAACTAAAATTTGTCGTTGCGAACTCAAACCGCGGCAAAGAGGAGATAATAAGGCATTATAAATTGCCTGAAGATAATATTTGTGTTATATATAACGGGATTGATATTAATGAATTTGACCTTGGTTGCAGAGATAAAATCAGGGCTGCCTATAGGGAAAAACTTAACATAAAAGATGAAATAGCGCTTTTATTTGTGGGTTCTGGTTTTGATAGAAAAGGCCTCTGGTTTCTTATAGAGGCTGTAGGTATTTTAAAAAGAAACGGTTATAACAAGCTGAAACTCATTGTTGCAGGCAAGGGGAAGATTAGAAAATATAAGAATGCGGCGGACAGGCTTGGAATAGGAAAGGATGTGATATTTACAGGTCCCGTGAAAGATGTGCAAGGTTATTACTCTGCAGCGGATATATTTATCCTGCCGTCCATATATGAACCTTTCAGCAATGCCTGCATGGAGGCAATGGCAAGCGGGCTTCCTGTTGTAACATCAAGGATAAACGGGGTATCAGAGATACTCACTGATGGAAAGGATGGGATGATTATAGATGTTCCTGCAAACCCTGAAGAGATTGCGGAGAAGATTAAGCCTTTGCTGGATGAAAGGGCAAGGCAGGCCGTAGGCAGGGAAGCGCGGATGACTGTTGTAAACTACAGCATAGAAAGAAATGTAGAGAGATTTTTAAGGCTTATTGATGAGGTCAGAGGGGGTCTAAAGGGGTGA